One Thiocapsa bogorovii DNA segment encodes these proteins:
- the pgl gene encoding 6-phosphogluconolactonase, giving the protein MGEQMIHFIRLESADAVAEEAARRISDAARRAIHARGRFLCVLAGGRTPLAAYERLVHRPENWAHWHLFLGDERCLPTEDPERNSRAIALALTERVALPSENLHWISAESGAESAADRYNALIADWMPFDLILLGMGEDGHTASLFPGHATPATVRAAPVHGAPKPPPDRVTLTPLSLAAAPERLILVTGVGKRDALAAWRCGADLPVARVAGLGRTDVLMDPDAAGD; this is encoded by the coding sequence ATGGGCGAGCAGATGATCCACTTCATTCGTCTCGAATCGGCGGATGCCGTGGCCGAGGAAGCGGCACGCCGAATCAGCGACGCGGCGCGCCGTGCAATCCACGCGCGCGGGCGATTTCTGTGCGTTTTGGCCGGCGGGCGCACGCCCCTGGCCGCTTACGAGCGTTTGGTCCACCGGCCCGAGAACTGGGCGCATTGGCATCTCTTTCTCGGCGACGAGCGCTGTCTTCCGACCGAGGACCCGGAGCGCAACAGTCGCGCGATCGCTTTGGCCCTGACGGAGCGTGTTGCCCTTCCGTCGGAGAATCTGCATTGGATTTCCGCGGAGTCGGGGGCAGAGTCGGCGGCGGACCGCTACAACGCGCTGATCGCCGATTGGATGCCCTTCGATCTGATCCTGTTGGGCATGGGCGAGGACGGTCACACCGCGAGCCTCTTCCCCGGTCATGCGACCCCGGCGACTGTGCGCGCGGCCCCGGTGCACGGGGCCCCAAAACCGCCGCCGGATCGAGTGACCCTGACCCCCTTGTCCCTTGCGGCCGCCCCGGAGCGTTTGATCCTGGTGACCGGCGTCGGCAAACGCGATGCACTTGCGGCATGGCGTTGCGGTGCGGATCTGCCGGTCGCTCGGGTTGCGGGACTGGGCAGGACAGACGTCCTGATGGACCCGGATGCTGCGGGAGACTGA
- a CDS encoding phosphoketolase family protein, giving the protein MTTSNLSTTEIDAKPLPPDVVTKIDAYWRACNYLAAGMIYLQDNPLLREPLAEGHLKKRLLGHWGSSPGLSFMYVHLNRIIREHAQEAIFLAGPGHGAPGVLAPVYLEGTYSEIYPNKSEDEEGMRAFFKQFSFPGGIGSHCTPETPGSIHEGGELGYSISHAFGAAFDNPNLLVAVAVGDGEAETGPLATSWHSSKFLNPIRDGAVLPILHLNGYKINNPTLLARIPREELAELMRGYGWTPYFVEGDDPMVLHQTMAATLDACLAQIRSLQQEARASGKATRCHWPMIVLRTPKGWTGPAEVDGKKVEGFWRAHQVPLSGMHNNPAHLKQLEGWMRSYKPEELFDSTGKLIPELRALAPEGTLRMSANPHANGGLLRRPLRMPDFREYALDVAEPGKIRAMNTKPTGALLRDVMAKNMDNFRVFGPDENTSNKLDAVYEVSKKLWLCDYKPEDADGGELSPDGRVLEMLSEHTLEGWYEGYVLTGRHGFFATYEAFVHVIDSMYNQHAKWLAICEEIPWRARISSLNLLITSTVWRQDHNGFTHQDPGFLDVVVNKNPQVTRIYLPPDVNTLLSTVDHCLQSRDDINVIVADKQNHLQYLDMDAAIKHCTKGIGIWDWASNDQGVEPDAVMVGCGDIPTKEALAATALLREHFADIRLRFINVVDLFRMQPAGEHPHGLNDQDFDSLFTKDRPIIFSFHGYPWLIHRLAYRRTNHKNLHVRGYKEKGNINTPLELAIENEIDRFSLAIDVIKRVPRLQITGAHVKEKLRDMQIDCRNYAHEHGIDKPDVDDWIWPF; this is encoded by the coding sequence ATGACGACAAGCAACCTCTCCACGACCGAAATCGACGCCAAGCCGCTGCCCCCCGACGTTGTGACCAAGATCGATGCTTACTGGCGCGCCTGCAACTATTTGGCCGCCGGCATGATCTATCTGCAGGATAACCCGCTGCTGCGCGAACCGCTCGCCGAGGGCCATCTCAAGAAACGCCTGCTCGGTCATTGGGGCTCGAGTCCCGGCCTTTCCTTCATGTATGTGCACCTCAACCGCATCATCCGGGAACATGCACAGGAGGCGATCTTCCTCGCCGGCCCGGGCCACGGCGCGCCGGGCGTCCTTGCTCCAGTCTACTTGGAGGGCACCTACTCCGAGATCTACCCCAACAAGAGCGAGGATGAAGAAGGCATGCGCGCCTTCTTCAAACAGTTCTCCTTCCCGGGCGGCATCGGCTCGCACTGCACACCGGAGACGCCGGGTTCCATCCACGAGGGTGGCGAGCTGGGCTACTCGATCTCGCACGCCTTCGGTGCCGCCTTCGACAATCCGAACCTCTTGGTCGCGGTCGCCGTAGGCGACGGCGAGGCCGAGACGGGACCGCTCGCGACGTCGTGGCATTCAAGCAAGTTTCTCAATCCCATCCGCGACGGCGCGGTGCTGCCGATCCTCCATCTGAACGGATACAAGATCAACAACCCGACTCTGCTCGCACGCATCCCTCGCGAGGAGCTTGCCGAGTTGATGCGCGGCTACGGCTGGACGCCGTACTTTGTCGAGGGCGACGACCCGATGGTGCTGCATCAAACGATGGCGGCAACGCTGGATGCCTGCCTCGCGCAAATCCGCTCCCTTCAGCAAGAGGCCCGCGCGAGCGGCAAGGCGACGCGCTGCCATTGGCCCATGATCGTACTGCGCACGCCGAAGGGCTGGACCGGCCCCGCCGAGGTCGACGGCAAGAAGGTCGAGGGCTTCTGGCGTGCGCATCAAGTGCCGCTGTCGGGCATGCACAACAACCCTGCGCATCTCAAGCAGCTCGAAGGTTGGATGCGCAGCTACAAACCGGAAGAGTTGTTCGACAGCACCGGCAAACTGATCCCGGAGCTCCGCGCGCTTGCACCCGAGGGGACCCTGCGTATGAGCGCCAACCCGCACGCGAACGGCGGTTTGCTGCGCAGGCCCTTGCGAATGCCCGACTTCCGCGAGTACGCCCTGGATGTCGCCGAGCCGGGTAAGATCCGCGCGATGAATACCAAGCCGACGGGCGCCCTGCTGCGCGACGTGATGGCGAAGAACATGGATAATTTCAGGGTCTTCGGCCCGGACGAGAATACCTCGAACAAGCTCGACGCCGTCTACGAGGTCTCCAAAAAGCTCTGGCTCTGCGACTACAAACCCGAGGATGCCGACGGCGGCGAGCTCTCGCCGGACGGGCGCGTGCTCGAGATGCTCTCCGAGCACACCTTGGAGGGCTGGTACGAAGGCTATGTCCTGACCGGTCGACACGGCTTTTTCGCAACCTACGAGGCCTTCGTCCATGTCATCGACAGCATGTACAACCAGCACGCCAAGTGGCTGGCGATCTGCGAGGAGATCCCCTGGCGGGCACGTATTTCCTCTCTAAACCTCTTGATCACCTCGACAGTCTGGCGCCAGGACCACAACGGCTTCACCCATCAGGATCCGGGTTTCCTGGATGTCGTCGTGAACAAGAATCCGCAGGTGACCCGCATCTATCTACCCCCGGACGTCAACACACTGCTCTCGACGGTCGACCACTGCCTGCAGAGCCGCGACGACATCAACGTGATCGTGGCCGATAAACAGAACCATCTCCAGTATCTGGACATGGACGCCGCCATCAAGCATTGCACCAAAGGCATCGGCATTTGGGATTGGGCCAGCAACGATCAGGGCGTGGAGCCGGACGCGGTGATGGTCGGCTGCGGGGACATCCCGACCAAGGAGGCACTGGCCGCCACTGCTCTGCTTCGCGAGCACTTCGCCGACATACGACTGCGGTTCATCAACGTCGTGGACCTCTTCCGCATGCAACCCGCGGGGGAGCATCCGCACGGGCTCAACGATCAAGACTTCGACAGCCTCTTCACCAAAGACCGCCCGATCATCTTCAGCTTCCACGGCTATCCTTGGTTGATCCATCGCCTCGCCTATCGCCGCACCAACCATAAGAACCTGCACGTGCGCGGCTACAAGGAAAAGGGCAATATCAACACGCCGCTGGAGCTCGCGATCGAGAACGAAATCGACCGCTTCAGTCTCGCGATCGACGTCATCAAGCGGGTCCCCCGCCTGCAGATCACGGGTGCGCATGTGAAGGAAAAGCTGCGCGACATGCAGATCGACTGCAGAAATTACGCACATGAGCATGGAATCGACAAGCCCGACGTCGATGACTGGATTTGGCCCTTTTAA
- a CDS encoding M15 family metallopeptidase, with protein MRKAFFQRLASALLATSVLTSASISVFAESSVLVEPDLVDIRDVIPDVVLDIRYATAHNFIGRPIDGYETPTCLLTHRAAAALAGVQRKLRRQDMSLKLYDCYRPQRAVDQFVAWAEDLDDQRMKAEFYPHVEKAALFGDGYIAARSGHSRGSTVDLTIVPVPTPDQPEFDPAAPLRSCENPASERFADNSVDMGTGFDCFSPLSHTLNPSITGEAMANRLLLKSSMSEEGFRNLAEEWWHYTLVDEPYPETYFDIPVR; from the coding sequence ATGCGAAAGGCTTTTTTTCAGAGGCTGGCCAGTGCGTTGCTGGCGACGTCGGTCTTGACGTCGGCCTCGATCTCGGTGTTTGCCGAGTCATCCGTACTCGTCGAGCCCGATCTGGTCGACATCCGCGATGTGATTCCGGATGTGGTGCTCGATATCCGCTATGCCACGGCGCACAATTTCATCGGTCGCCCGATCGACGGCTACGAGACCCCCACCTGTCTATTGACCCATCGGGCCGCAGCTGCCCTGGCCGGGGTGCAGAGGAAGCTACGCCGTCAAGATATGTCGCTCAAGCTCTACGATTGTTACCGCCCGCAGCGTGCCGTCGACCAGTTCGTCGCCTGGGCCGAGGATCTCGACGACCAACGCATGAAGGCCGAATTTTATCCGCATGTCGAAAAGGCTGCGCTGTTCGGCGACGGCTATATTGCGGCCCGCTCGGGACATTCACGCGGCAGTACGGTCGATCTGACCATCGTTCCCGTGCCCACACCCGATCAACCGGAGTTCGATCCCGCTGCACCTCTGCGTTCGTGCGAAAACCCGGCTTCGGAGCGTTTCGCGGACAACAGTGTCGACATGGGCACGGGTTTCGATTGCTTCAGTCCGCTCTCACATACATTGAACCCGTCCATCACGGGCGAGGCAATGGCGAATCGCCTGTTGCTGAAATCCTCCATGAGCGAGGAGGGCTTCCGCAACCTCGCCGAGGAATGGTGGCACTACACGTTGGTCGACGAGCCCTATCCCGAGACCTATTTCGACATCCCCGTACGCTGA
- a CDS encoding alpha/beta hydrolase, which translates to MNPTTELRLRARARSFAPLSCFFAILSWGLAPGPSFAEDALAETAFPDEAEWPEMDLEARIAAVSDGELRFVGHERAAETHRHVNRIRIGPESLREGWIELSQCHENLDAVRAAQILFSAERIRGLEVVSAQGIGRAWVEGHSVQLTDIAPEATLCIRAESRALFALGDGRYRLRNGPYMRRFLDGYYPMQVVLDVSYPADRLALVQHQPPTQPGFEVRAESGHVAVDAAFEGRLFTCLDFCETGSADCELAVSDCSE; encoded by the coding sequence ATGAACCCGACCACCGAATTACGGCTCCGCGCGCGCGCGCGTTCGTTCGCGCCGCTGAGTTGCTTCTTCGCAATCTTGTCGTGGGGGCTGGCGCCGGGACCCTCGTTTGCCGAAGATGCGCTCGCCGAGACCGCGTTCCCGGATGAAGCGGAATGGCCGGAGATGGACCTCGAGGCCCGTATCGCTGCGGTCAGTGACGGCGAGCTTCGGTTTGTCGGTCACGAGCGTGCCGCCGAGACGCATCGGCACGTCAATCGGATCCGCATCGGACCGGAGAGTCTGCGCGAGGGTTGGATCGAGCTGAGCCAATGCCACGAGAACCTCGACGCGGTCCGCGCAGCACAGATCCTCTTCAGCGCCGAGCGGATCCGCGGTCTGGAGGTGGTCAGTGCGCAGGGGATCGGGCGTGCCTGGGTGGAAGGTCACTCGGTCCAGCTCACGGATATCGCGCCTGAGGCGACGCTCTGCATCCGCGCTGAAAGTCGGGCCCTGTTCGCGCTCGGCGACGGGCGTTACCGGCTGCGCAACGGTCCCTACATGCGCCGCTTTCTCGACGGCTACTACCCCATGCAGGTCGTGTTGGATGTGTCTTACCCGGCCGATCGGCTCGCCCTCGTGCAACACCAACCGCCCACGCAGCCCGGATTCGAAGTGCGTGCAGAATCCGGACATGTCGCGGTCGATGCGGCCTTCGAAGGACGGTTGTTCACCTGCTTGGACTTCTGCGAGACCGGATCCGCGGACTGCGAGTTGGCGGTCAGCGACTGCTCGGAGTGA
- a CDS encoding type II toxin-antitoxin system VapC family toxin, which yields MTAKPKTLVDITVLMDALNNDQETGNASSAILALAAKRRIQGFVCASAIDPLHTELARSQGADYARSTIQRICAILAVAPVDAGVIDAAIGLGWRHLDDALTFESARRMGLDYLVTFNGPDFDDPSVTVQAPEEFMQSLEQRP from the coding sequence ATGACTGCAAAACCCAAGACACTCGTCGATATCACGGTCTTGATGGACGCACTCAACAACGACCAGGAAACGGGAAACGCATCGAGCGCTATCCTCGCGCTCGCCGCGAAAAGACGGATTCAAGGCTTTGTCTGCGCCTCGGCCATCGATCCGCTGCACACCGAGCTTGCCCGCAGTCAGGGCGCAGACTACGCGCGATCGACCATCCAGCGCATCTGCGCAATCCTGGCGGTCGCCCCGGTCGATGCCGGGGTGATCGACGCCGCAATCGGGCTCGGCTGGCGGCATCTCGATGATGCCCTCACCTTCGAGAGCGCACGCCGGATGGGACTCGACTACCTCGTCACGTTCAACGGTCCCGATTTCGACGATCCGTCGGTCACCGTTCAGGCACCCGAGGAGTTTATGCAATCCCTCGAACAAAGACCCTAA
- a CDS encoding response regulator: MKILLIDDSRVTRYALRIELKNRGIDVDTADSAEAALEILKSRVPDAIFMDHIMPGLNGLEALEIIRADPDTAHVPIVLCTSQEDSDFAAAARKKGVLTVLPKSLAAERLPEVLECVRAAVENETPAPRDQVPQSANSIPAPPSPLEPPSQAELIALIDERMEAGLNKRLTNLVESLRRDLTEILIAETRHLVDERLGETLAARAAVPPSATPQDLRDLETRLIREILPDLIGDRVSAALAHQHPEILEGSRQSLPDAAQQPTAGSDGVGFGERAPSRPQAGRRSSASDMEVADAANRLRDMATTALQSLRAAIKRHDR; this comes from the coding sequence ATGAAGATCCTCCTGATCGACGACTCCAGAGTCACGCGATACGCCTTGCGCATCGAGCTGAAGAATCGCGGTATCGACGTCGATACGGCCGACTCCGCGGAGGCGGCCTTGGAGATACTCAAGAGCCGCGTCCCGGACGCCATTTTCATGGATCATATCATGCCGGGTTTGAACGGCTTGGAGGCCCTGGAGATCATCCGCGCGGACCCGGACACGGCCCATGTGCCGATCGTGCTCTGCACCTCGCAAGAGGACAGCGACTTCGCCGCGGCGGCCCGAAAAAAGGGCGTGCTCACCGTCCTGCCCAAATCGCTCGCCGCCGAACGGCTCCCCGAGGTCCTCGAATGCGTGCGCGCGGCGGTCGAGAACGAGACGCCGGCCCCGCGCGATCAGGTTCCGCAGTCCGCCAACTCCATCCCGGCCCCACCCTCCCCGCTCGAACCGCCGAGCCAAGCCGAGCTGATCGCATTGATCGACGAACGCATGGAGGCCGGCCTGAACAAGCGCCTGACGAACCTGGTGGAATCTCTGCGACGCGACCTCACCGAGATCTTGATCGCCGAGACACGGCATCTCGTCGACGAGCGCCTCGGCGAGACGCTCGCGGCACGCGCTGCTGTGCCACCCTCGGCAACCCCGCAGGATCTTCGCGATCTCGAGACGCGCCTGATCCGCGAGATCCTTCCGGACTTGATCGGGGATCGTGTCTCCGCGGCGCTTGCACACCAACACCCCGAGATCCTCGAGGGGTCGAGGCAATCGCTTCCCGACGCGGCGCAACAGCCGACAGCGGGGAGCGACGGGGTCGGATTCGGCGAGCGTGCACCTTCACGACCGCAGGCCGGGCGCCGCAGCAGCGCCTCCGACATGGAGGTCGCCGATGCAGCAAACCGTCTGCGCGACATGGCCACGACCGCCCTACAATCGTTGCGCGCGGCCATCAAGCGTCACGACCGCTGA
- a CDS encoding glycogen/starch/alpha-glucan phosphorylase, with the protein MNTAVAPETETPTEVPAATPEHTRTGMSKASLKQAYIDNLFYIQGRFREVATPHDLYMAAAYTVRDRMLDRWVKSAQIYKTSHARTVCYLSAEYLLGPQLANNLVNLGISEIAQRAGEELDLDFEAILEEEEEPGLGNGGLGRLAACYMDSLATVQIPAIGYGIRYEFGIFDQVIEDGWQVECSDTWLRNGNPWEIPRPKISFPVMYGGHTEHYRDHAQRTRVRWVPDMVISGVAFDTPVLGYGAGNVNLLRLWKAEAPESFDFQVFNVGDYYGAVRAKIEAETISKVLYPNDEPEVGKELRLKQQYFFVSCSIQDMIRLHLNTVGPLDTFHEKFVAQLNDTHPAIAVAELMRLLMDDHEMPWDAAWSITRETFCYTNHTLLPEALETWSVALFERLLPRHLEIIYEINRRFLDEVRMRYLGDEERVARMSLIDESDGRRIRMAHLAVVGSRAVNGVAALHSELIKTTILKDFYEMSPERFYNVTNGVTPRRFIVVSNPRLASLITEMCGNDRWIRDLGCLRDLEAHADDSGLQARWREVKTAAKRDLALWLKRHAGVLLDPQTMMFDIQAKRMHEYKRQHLNVLHIIRVYQRLKQSPNLGMVPRAFIFGGKAAPGYYMAKLMIKLINAVAEVINNDPQVNGFIRVAFMPDFNVKNGQRLYPAADLSEQISLAGKEASGTGNMKFSMNGALTVGTLDGANIEIREEVGAENFFLFGMTAEEVRHRQAEGYRPWDYYHGDDELKSDIDLIASGLFSHGDTNLFRPLTEHLINQDPFMVLADYRAYLDCQDKISEVYARPADWDRMSILNVARMGKFSSDRSIRDYAQRIWRIEPMPIGS; encoded by the coding sequence ATGAACACCGCAGTCGCCCCCGAAACCGAGACCCCAACCGAGGTCCCGGCCGCAACCCCCGAGCACACCCGCACCGGTATGTCGAAGGCGTCTCTGAAGCAGGCCTACATCGACAATCTCTTCTATATCCAAGGGCGCTTCCGCGAAGTCGCCACGCCGCACGACCTCTACATGGCCGCCGCCTATACGGTGCGCGATCGCATGCTGGACCGCTGGGTGAAGTCGGCTCAGATCTACAAGACATCCCATGCGCGCACCGTCTGTTATCTCTCGGCGGAGTATCTGCTCGGGCCGCAACTGGCCAACAATCTCGTGAATCTCGGGATCTCGGAGATCGCCCAGCGTGCGGGCGAGGAGCTGGACCTCGATTTCGAAGCCATCCTGGAGGAGGAGGAGGAGCCGGGTCTGGGCAACGGCGGGCTCGGTCGGTTGGCCGCCTGCTATATGGATTCACTGGCGACGGTCCAGATTCCCGCAATCGGCTACGGCATTCGCTACGAGTTCGGCATCTTCGACCAGGTGATCGAAGACGGCTGGCAGGTCGAATGCAGCGACACCTGGCTTCGCAACGGCAACCCCTGGGAGATCCCGCGACCCAAGATCAGCTTCCCGGTGATGTACGGCGGTCACACCGAGCACTATCGCGATCACGCGCAACGCACGCGTGTGCGCTGGGTTCCGGACATGGTCATCAGCGGCGTCGCCTTCGACACACCCGTTCTGGGTTACGGGGCCGGCAATGTGAATCTGCTGCGTCTCTGGAAAGCGGAGGCACCCGAATCGTTCGACTTCCAAGTCTTCAATGTCGGGGACTACTACGGCGCGGTCCGCGCCAAGATCGAGGCGGAAACCATCTCGAAGGTGCTCTATCCGAACGACGAGCCCGAGGTCGGGAAGGAGCTGCGCCTGAAGCAACAGTATTTCTTCGTGTCCTGCTCGATTCAGGACATGATCCGGCTGCATCTGAACACGGTCGGCCCGCTCGACACCTTCCACGAAAAGTTCGTCGCCCAGCTCAACGACACCCATCCGGCAATCGCCGTCGCCGAGCTGATGCGCCTGCTCATGGACGATCACGAGATGCCCTGGGATGCCGCTTGGAGCATCACCCGCGAGACCTTCTGCTACACCAACCATACCCTGCTGCCCGAAGCACTCGAGACCTGGTCCGTCGCCCTCTTCGAGCGCCTCCTACCCCGCCATCTGGAGATCATCTACGAGATCAACCGGCGCTTTCTCGACGAGGTACGCATGCGCTATCTCGGCGACGAAGAACGCGTCGCGCGGATGTCTTTGATCGACGAGTCGGATGGACGGCGGATCCGGATGGCGCACCTTGCCGTGGTCGGCAGCCGCGCAGTCAACGGGGTTGCCGCGCTGCATTCGGAGCTCATCAAGACGACGATCCTCAAGGATTTCTACGAGATGTCTCCGGAGCGCTTCTACAACGTCACCAACGGTGTGACGCCGCGTCGCTTCATCGTGGTCAGCAATCCCCGTCTGGCCAGCCTGATCACCGAGATGTGCGGGAATGACCGCTGGATCCGGGATCTCGGCTGCCTACGCGACCTGGAGGCTCACGCCGACGACTCCGGGCTCCAGGCACGTTGGCGCGAGGTCAAGACCGCCGCCAAGCGCGACTTGGCGCTCTGGCTGAAACGCCATGCCGGCGTGCTCCTCGATCCGCAGACCATGATGTTCGACATCCAGGCCAAGCGCATGCACGAGTACAAGCGTCAGCACCTGAACGTCCTGCACATCATCCGCGTCTATCAGCGCCTGAAGCAGAGCCCGAATCTCGGCATGGTGCCGCGTGCCTTCATCTTCGGCGGCAAGGCAGCCCCCGGCTATTACATGGCGAAACTGATGATCAAGCTCATCAACGCGGTCGCCGAGGTCATCAACAACGACCCGCAGGTCAACGGATTTATCCGCGTCGCCTTCATGCCGGACTTCAACGTCAAAAACGGGCAACGGCTCTACCCGGCCGCGGATCTCTCCGAGCAGATCTCGCTCGCCGGCAAGGAGGCATCCGGAACCGGAAACATGAAATTCTCGATGAACGGTGCGCTCACGGTCGGCACGCTCGACGGTGCCAATATCGAGATCCGCGAAGAGGTCGGCGCCGAGAACTTCTTCCTGTTCGGCATGACCGCCGAGGAGGTCCGTCACAGGCAGGCCGAGGGCTACCGGCCTTGGGATTATTATCACGGCGACGACGAGCTGAAATCGGACATCGACCTCATCGCCTCGGGACTCTTCTCGCACGGCGACACCAATCTCTTCCGCCCATTGACGGAGCACCTGATCAATCAGGATCCTTTCATGGTCTTGGCCGACTACCGCGCCTATCTGGACTGCCAGGACAAGATCAGCGAGGTCTATGCCCGGCCCGCCGATTGGGATCGTATGTCGATCCTCAACGTCGCGCGGATGGGGAAATTCTCCTCGGATCGGTCGATTCGCGACTATGCGCAGCGGATTTGGAGGATCGAGCCGATGCCCATCGGGAGCTGA